In Trichlorobacter lovleyi, the DNA window CGGAGAAGTGAACGAAAACGTCCTCGCCACCTTCCTGCTCCAGAAAACCAAACCCCTTGCTGTCATTGAACCACTTAACTCGACCTGTTGTCATACCCTACTTCTCCTTCTGTGTCCTGCTTGGTGTAATGCACCCATTATGGCGGGTGTTCGAAAACAGACAAAGGCCCCGGCAACTTCCAAAGTCACCAGGGCCGTAAACTTCGTAAGAGTCATTAGCGTAGCACAGAGTTTTGTGCAAGTGTGCCAAAAATATACGACTCCAAAATTAATTTTATTTAAAGCTGGCTATGTAATGCCTCCAGCAGCTGATCAACCATGGCCTCCGGCTGCCTGGTCGCATCCAACGGGACCAGCAATGCCTCATCCCCGTCCGGCAGTTCAAAACTGCCCATCTGCTGCTGATAGACCTGCCAGGTCCCGTCCGAGGCCGAGTCACCGCGGGCCTGCCGCTGCTCCAGCCGTTGTCTGACCACCGCTTCAGGACATTGCAGCTGCAGAATAACCGGCACCACCCCGGACTCAGCGGCCAGACGGACAAACCGTTCCCGGTCCGCGCGGACACGGAAGGTTGCATCAACAATCACGCCGGCACCGGAGCGCAACTGCTCCCGGGCAGCTTCAAACAGGCGATCATAGGTTGCCCGATTCCAGTCAGCACTGTAGATGGCACTGCCACGCTCCGTCGGGGCCACTCCGGCCAGACGCTTGCGCTCCAGGTCAGAGGAGAGGTGCCGCACCCCCAGCTGAAAGGCCAGTTCATCAGCCAGGGCCGATTTACCGCAACCGGTTAGACCACAGGTAAGCAACAGCAGCCGGGGAAACTGCTCACGCAGGACATATCCCCGTGCAAGCCGGAAAAAACGTTGTGCCCGAGCGCCTGCCGCCAGCTTTTCATCACTGGAGATCAGGGGGTCATCCAGACGGAAGCTTTCCACCTTGCCGCGGATAAAGGCCCGGTTGGCCAGGTAGAGCGGCAGCACCTGCTGCAGGGTGGTATCTCCGCTTGCAGCCTGATAGTGGCTGATAAAGCTGAGCGCCAGGTCTTGGCGGCCATGGTTGGCCAGATCCATGGCCAGGAAGGCCACATCTGCGGCGGTATCGCCGTAGCGGAATTTCTCGTTGAACTCAATGCAGTCAAAGATATGCACCTGACCGTCCAGGCAGATATTTTCAGCATGCAGGTCGCCATGGCATTCACGGACAAAGCCGTGCTGCAGCCGTTGTTGAAAGGACTCCCCACGCTGTTCAAGGCGTTGCAAGGCCCACTCCCCGATCAGAGCGTGGTCCCGCTCCGACAAGGTCCGGCCGCAATACGGCACGGTCTGACGCAGGTTTTCCAGCCAGTTGTTCCTGATCGCCTCAACCGTGCCGAACAGGGCGATCCCGTTGCCTTGGGCGGCAGCGGCATGAAAACCGGCCAGCTTTGCGGCGATATCCGCAATATCAGCCTCCGTGACGCTCCCCTGCTCCAGCAGGCGCGACAGCATCCGTTCTTCCGGCATTCTGCGCATCTTGACGGCATATTCCTCAGGGACTCCATCAGCCCGGAAGCTCAGCTGGCCGTCAGCAGCACGGGACAACGCAACCACCTCAAGGTAGATATCAGGAGACAGACGCCGGTTCAGACGCAGCTCTTCATGGCAAAAAAAGTGACGCTTTTCAAGGGTGGTAAAATCCAGGAAGCCGAAATCAACCGCTTTTTTGACCTTGTAGACGTACCGGTCGGTCAGGAAGAGATGGGAAATATGGGTCTGCAGATGCTGCACTGCCGTGGTGGGCTCGGGGTAGCTGGAGGGATTCAGCATATGATCGAGCATTAAACGATCCATACCAATCTCCTTGTCCTGGTCGAATGCAGTATACACCTGAAGCCGGCACGGCTCAAACAAAAGAAGCCCCGGACCAGGCGGGGCTTCTTTTGCAGACAGGTCAGGACAGGCGACTGTCAGGCCCTGGATTTCTCAATGGCGTCCCAGTTGCGGGGAGCGCGTACCTGAGGAGCTTCAAAGCCGAGGAACACTTTGAGTCCCAGAGAAAACTCGGCCCAGAACTCCTGCCAGCGTGAAGGCTCGGCCTCACCGGCAACGGCCTTCTTCTTGTCAGCCAGGAAGACACTCAAGGCAGCGCCGCAGAGCAGCAGTACACCGGCAGCAATAAAGGAGTTGTTGTTGCCGTTCGGCATGGCCTTGATCTTGTCAGCCGCCTGCACCAGGACAAAGCCGCCAAGGCCCCAGGCGGTAAAAAGGGCGCCATAGTTCAGGCCGTAGTTCTTGAGCCCCCAGTAATCCTTGGCAAAGGAGGGGAACAGGGCCAGGTTGGAACCATAGTTAAAAGCCATGAAGGTGGCAAGCAGCACCAGGGTGATCGGGTTGGGGTTTGCAATAATCGGTATGGCGGCAAACATCAGGATCGCCTGGAAGGTCAGCATGATAAACAGGGTGGCACGACGACCGACCCGATCTGACATCACCCCGGCAACAATCCGGCCGGCGGCATTACCCAGAGCAGCAACAGCGACCGCCACAAAGGCCATCTCGCCCATACTCTTCTTGGCCATGCCTGCCACACTGCCGATAACCATCAGGCCGGCACCGGCACCGATAAAGAAACAGGTCCAGAGCACATAGAACTTGGGGGAACGCAGCACCTCGCTGACCGTGGCGTTGGCCTCCTCCTTTTTCTTCTTTTCAGCATCCAGAGCAGGATAATAGCCACGCAGCACTTCACGGGGCACGTAGCCCTTGGGCGGGTTCACCAGCAGGAAGGAAAGACCGCAGACCACCACCAGGAAACCGATCCCCAGGATCAACATCGAGTTCTGGATACCGTAGGCATGCAGCAGAAACTTTGCCAGTGGCGCAATGTAGACCGGTGCCAGACCAAAACCGGCCACCACGATACCGGCCACCAGACCGGTCTTGGCCGATGAGAACCACTTAACCGCCGGTGGTGTGGCGGCAGAGTAGCCGAAGCCGAAACCGGCGCCGGCCAGGATGCCGAAACCGAGGACCCAGCCGATAAAACTGGTGGTGAAACCAAGCAGGACAAAACCGGCACCCACCAGCAGGCCGCCGATCAGGGCGGTCTTCGCCGGACCGATCTTGTCCTGGGCCTTACCGGCAATGATCATGGCAAAGGCAAAGGTCAGACAGCAGACCGCATAGGGGGTACCGACCGAGGTCATTTCCCATTGGAAGGCTCCGGGACCACCGGCCTTGATAGAGCCGACGATGGCCTCCTTAAAGATACTCCAGGCGTACAGCACCCCCAGGGCCAGGTTGATACCGGTACCGGCGATAACCACCTGCCAGCCCCTGCTCTTGTGTGGATTCTGATCAGACATGAACACCCTCCTCGTGGATGATATGATTCTTTGGAAGCGTTGCTTCGTTAACGCAACTGACGTGCCAAACCGCCCTATCTCACAAAAAGGTTTTTTTGCTTTTAATATCTGCCAGTTAAAGCGAGGGAGGCATCATACCGCCTTCGGTGCGCCACACCCCCTTTGCAGCAATGCAAACAGCGTTTCACGGCAAACCGGCAGGTAACCACCTGGAGACATTACATTTGCCATTTTGCAAAAGTCTATTTTTGCTTTACATTGATATCGCATTTATGCAACAAACAAAAATATCAAACGCGCTGTATACAGCGACAGGATAACGCCCTGATGAACAGACAAGAAAACAATGAGCATCGAACACTGTGTGCCCGTTGTGGAGGCCAATGCTGCCGCACCAGACCAGGCATTGAGGCGCCGGAACGCTTTCTGGCCCAGCCTGACCCGGCAGCTGCACTGGCCGCATTGCTGATACAAAATGAATGGGGGCTGGAAACACACTACGGGGTACCCTACACCCCCGGTGTCACCGCACCTGATCCGGACCGGATCATCAAATATCCGCGGCCTCTGACCATTGGCGAGCAGGACAACGACAACAAGGATCCCTCCCGTTCCGACGACTGCATCTACCTGACACCAACCGGCTGCAGCCTGACATTTGAAGCCCGCCCCCGCATGTGCCGGGAGCTGGTACCGGACAGCTGTTTTGAGTGTGAAAGCCCCTGGGGCCGGCGTGAGGCTGCCCTGGCCTGGCTTCCTCACCAGGATATGGTCCTGGCCGCCTCTGGGGCCCTGCCGGCGGGTGAAGGGAGCTGCCCATGAGTTCCCCCCTTGTCCTGCTGATTTCCCGCAGTGCAAGCCGCTCGCAGATCTACCGCGAGGCGCTTGACGCCCTGGGGATTTCCTGTCTGGCGATTTCCGAACTGAAAGAAGCGGTGGTGCTGGCATCCGGCACCCCCTTAAGCGGCATACTGCTGGATATGCCGGTGCTGATCAAGGCAACGCCGAGTGAGAAGCTGGCCAGTGAAGATATCTTCAAGGCGCTTCCCAGTGCCTACCTGAACATTGCGCCAGCCACCGACACCATCAAGCTCCTGACGGCAAACGGCATGCAGGGTGTTGCCAGAACGCTTGAGGAGTTTGCCGAACTCTGCAAGGGATTTGCCCCTCGCATGGTTCGCCCCAAAGATCGCTACCCGCTTCACCTGCAGGCCCTGCTGACCGCCGCCCCCGGCCAGGGCAGCCCGGAGCAGACCGTTACCCTGAACGTCTCATCCCAAGGCTGCTTTCTGTTCAGCAGCAGCCCTGATTATCAGCTCAATCAGCAGGTAGAGATTCAGTTTATCGACCTGGCGGATAAAGCCCCGATCAGGGCCACCATCTGCTGGCTGCGGCGCTGGGGTTCAGGCGAGCACCAGATACCGGGCATTGGTGTCAGCTTTGATGCCCTCAGCGAGGCACAGCGTTCCGAGATCACCCGACTGCTGGAACCGCTGCAACCGCACTGACTCCAAACCGTCAGATCACCCACAGACACACACCGGTGCCTATGCTGAGAACGGTAGTACATCATATGAAACTGCGCAGCAAACTGCTGCTGTTGGTGCTGCCGCTGGTCATCACCCCGATTATCGTGGTGGCGCTGGTGACCGGCTTTATTGCCAACCAGAAGGCCTATCTGGGCATCACCCAGACCAGCAAGGACGACCTGCAGCATATGGCTGATTTCACCATCGACCTGCTGCGTTCCTACGACAAGCAGTATCAGGACTACCGCCAGGAGATATCCGGCGACCTGGAAAACGAACTGGCATCCCAGGCCTTTGCGGCCCTGAAGGCCAAAATCAAGAACAAGCGGGTCGGCAAGACCGGCTACATCTACTGTATTGACCGCAGCGGCACCCTGAAGATCCACCCCGAGGCCGAGGGGCGCAACATCATTGATGCCAAGGATTCCGACGGCAATCCGTTCATCCGCGAGATGGTTGAAAACAAGAGCGGCTGGATCCGCTACCCCTGGGAGAACGTGGGCGACCAGAAACCGCGCATGAAAATAGTACGTTACGAATACTTCCCCACCTGGGACTGGATCGTGGCGGTCGGTTCCTACGAAGATGAGTTCTACAAGGAAGCCAATGCCATCAAGAGTCACATCTTCCTCAGTACACTTGTGCTGATCGGTGTAGTCGGTTTCCTGGCCACCCTGTTTGTCTTCTATGCCTCAACCGTGGCAACCAACCCGATCACCCATATGATTGAGACCATCCGCAAGGTCAAAAGGGGTGATATGCAGGCACGGATGGAGGTGGTCGGCAGTGACGAGCTGGCAGAGATGGCCACCGCCTTTAACCATATGACCAACATCATCCAGCGTAACCAGGAGATGGAAAGCACCCTGGCGCAGCAGGGCAAGATGGCCTCCCTGGGGGTGCTCTCCTCGGGGGTGGCCCATGAGATCAATAAC includes these proteins:
- a CDS encoding AAA family ATPase, which translates into the protein MDRLMLDHMLNPSSYPEPTTAVQHLQTHISHLFLTDRYVYKVKKAVDFGFLDFTTLEKRHFFCHEELRLNRRLSPDIYLEVVALSRAADGQLSFRADGVPEEYAVKMRRMPEERMLSRLLEQGSVTEADIADIAAKLAGFHAAAAQGNGIALFGTVEAIRNNWLENLRQTVPYCGRTLSERDHALIGEWALQRLEQRGESFQQRLQHGFVRECHGDLHAENICLDGQVHIFDCIEFNEKFRYGDTAADVAFLAMDLANHGRQDLALSFISHYQAASGDTTLQQVLPLYLANRAFIRGKVESFRLDDPLISSDEKLAAGARAQRFFRLARGYVLREQFPRLLLLTCGLTGCGKSALADELAFQLGVRHLSSDLERKRLAGVAPTERGSAIYSADWNRATYDRLFEAAREQLRSGAGVIVDATFRVRADRERFVRLAAESGVVPVILQLQCPEAVVRQRLEQRQARGDSASDGTWQVYQQQMGSFELPDGDEALLVPLDATRQPEAMVDQLLEALHSQL
- a CDS encoding OFA family MFS transporter, which encodes MSDQNPHKSRGWQVVIAGTGINLALGVLYAWSIFKEAIVGSIKAGGPGAFQWEMTSVGTPYAVCCLTFAFAMIIAGKAQDKIGPAKTALIGGLLVGAGFVLLGFTTSFIGWVLGFGILAGAGFGFGYSAATPPAVKWFSSAKTGLVAGIVVAGFGLAPVYIAPLAKFLLHAYGIQNSMLILGIGFLVVVCGLSFLLVNPPKGYVPREVLRGYYPALDAEKKKKEEANATVSEVLRSPKFYVLWTCFFIGAGAGLMVIGSVAGMAKKSMGEMAFVAVAVAALGNAAGRIVAGVMSDRVGRRATLFIMLTFQAILMFAAIPIIANPNPITLVLLATFMAFNYGSNLALFPSFAKDYWGLKNYGLNYGALFTAWGLGGFVLVQAADKIKAMPNGNNNSFIAAGVLLLCGAALSVFLADKKKAVAGEAEPSRWQEFWAEFSLGLKVFLGFEAPQVRAPRNWDAIEKSRA
- a CDS encoding PilZ domain-containing protein codes for the protein MSSPLVLLISRSASRSQIYREALDALGISCLAISELKEAVVLASGTPLSGILLDMPVLIKATPSEKLASEDIFKALPSAYLNIAPATDTIKLLTANGMQGVARTLEEFAELCKGFAPRMVRPKDRYPLHLQALLTAAPGQGSPEQTVTLNVSSQGCFLFSSSPDYQLNQQVEIQFIDLADKAPIRATICWLRRWGSGEHQIPGIGVSFDALSEAQRSEITRLLEPLQPH
- a CDS encoding Cache 3/Cache 2 fusion domain-containing protein → MKLRSKLLLLVLPLVITPIIVVALVTGFIANQKAYLGITQTSKDDLQHMADFTIDLLRSYDKQYQDYRQEISGDLENELASQAFAALKAKIKNKRVGKTGYIYCIDRSGTLKIHPEAEGRNIIDAKDSDGNPFIREMVENKSGWIRYPWENVGDQKPRMKIVRYEYFPTWDWIVAVGSYEDEFYKEANAIKSHIFLSTLVLIGVVGFLATLFVFYASTVATNPITHMIETIRKVKRGDMQARMEVVGSDELAEMATAFNHMTNIIQRNQEMESTLAQQGKMASLGVLSSGVAHEINNPLGVILGYAAYLEGKLSPDDPHYKYIHEIKRESKRCKKIVQDLLSYARTPRPTLEMTDLNELLTEIVEFAANHTDMRGVTIKPEFEANLPKVLLDGDQLRQVAINLILNAGGAMPEGGTLQVRTETGPERTIKISFRDTGCGIPQESLEKIFEPFYTTKARGTGLGLAITRQIVEMHHGDITIESETGKGTTVTVILPIDHEELV